The Methanobacterium formicicum nucleotide sequence GGTGTTTTTATTCACCCCCCTACCCAAGGGCACCTCACTGGACATCGCCCATAACCTAACTAACCTGGTGGAAGGTGTTCCCTACTATTCTGCACCCAATCCCAGTAGCACTGCCTATACTACCATCCCATTAATCAAGAAAGGAGTTCCGGCTATTGTTTACGAGTCATTCACTGCCCAACCCTACAATTTGGTGAAGGAACAGAATAGAAAATTCATTTTAGGGGTGGATGAACTTAATCTAGAGGCTAATCCCTGTTATTAAGATAATAAGTGACTATCCCTATGGGCTTAAGGTTAGCAAACCTATAAATATGAAGCAATGATTAATGTGTAATTGATACACATGGTGAATTATTATGCCTAAACATATTGCATCCGGATTAAAGTACCTGGCAGCGGTGAAGCTAAGGGAACAGGGTTACTTCCAAAAAGATATTGCTGAAAAGCTGGGAATGGACCGTTCAACTGTTTCGCACTATTTAAATGGTAGAAATCTTTCATGGAGCTCAATTGAAGTTGCTGAAGCTGTAACCGGTTGCTGTAACCGTGACTTTTTATACATGACCTATTCTCTCACGGGAAATATTGATAACACCCGTACAATTGTGGGCATACTCATAGAGGACGAATTCCAGGCCAAAGTTAAGGATAGCTGTATCGGGTGTGGAGTGTGCGTGGATGCCTGCCTCATGAACAACATTGCCATCAAAGATTTAAAATGCAACATAGACACCGCAGACTGTTGTGGTTGTTTAGAATGCCAGTTAAACTGCCCTACTAATTCTATACAGGTTTTAGAAGTTGAAAACTTTAATAAATGATCTACTTACTTTTCACTCTATCCCTCTCTTTTAAAAATCCTCTTTAATTATAAATAGTTAAAAACGATTTACACACCACAAAAGGGAACCGGACAGCCCCCGAGAACTATTACCAAATTAAGATAAACATAAATATTCTCAACCCTAAAAATTAAAATAACTATTCTAAAAAGGGTGGATAAGATGATTTGTCCTAAATGTAGACATGAAAATCAGGATGATGCCGCTATCTGCGAGTTTTGTGGTGAAACGTTGAAGGTTAAACAACCTCCTAAAAAGTCTGATAGCAAAAAGGATGATGGTTTTTCCATTGGAAACCTTAAATTAATTTTTATAGGAATTATAATCCTGTTCATAGTTACAGTTGCCCTATTGTGGCCCAGTACCTCGGTGAATATAAATAGTACTGATTCTTTCCTTTCCACCCAGGCATCCTGGAATCAGATCGCAGTTTACAATGGAACTTCTGATGATGTAATGTCCTTTCAGATTAAAGGGAAGAAAATGAAGGTTTACCTAACTGCTCAGCCCTTATCTCCAGAAACCAGTTTAAAGTGCCAGATCTACGGATCCAGTGGAGCTACATCGGGCGATGATCTGGCCTGGAATGGAGGGGATACATCCCCCAAAACCATGAGTCTGCAACATCAGACCAGTCCGGGAAATTACATGGTTAACATTGATATCCCCGATTTTCCTGCTAATCAGGTACAGTGGACTGTGCAGGTATTTGATTATTATTAATCCCATGGTAAAGGCATTTAAATTTAAAACTGGATCCAATCCAAGAATCAATATTCCCTGCACCTATTTCCACCCACCAATTACCCGGAAAAAATAAATGCCCATTTACTCTCAGCGACGATCAACCAAACGCTTAGGCCTACCCCTGATCTTATAAAATTCAAGACCTTCCGGTTCAGTAAAATTGAAGTTAATGTTAAAGAGACCATCCTGATGTGCTTCAGATAGGGCAGGTTTGTATTCCAGGAATGATTTAAGGAAATTCTCCTGTACCAGTTCCAAATTACGGTCCGGAGTATCATGGCATTCCATACTAACCCGGAGGGTAACTTCAGACTCATCCCCATACAGAAAGGCCTCGTATTCTCCAGTGAGGTAATCCATATTCTCTGGTTGAAAAACCCCTTTCTCTATATCCACACGGTTAAATGGCGAGCCCGAAACCCATACTGTTTCTGCTTCCCTTTCTGGATTCAGAATGCGCAGGTGGGTGCGGCCACAGGGACATTTATCACGGCTAACCACAACCGTGGTGTCCTCAGTATCATAGTTCAAAAGTAAATTCCCAGATTTGGCTCCAGGTGGCAGTAGCGTGGTTAGAACTATTCTACCACATTCTCCTTCCACCACAAAATCTTCCATCTGGGGATTGTACACATCGAGGTGCACCATGTCTTCGGGAACATGCAATCCTACCTTTTCCTGACATTCTCCACACATGGTTCCCTCAGTGCTACCGTAGGTGTTGTAAACTGGAACACCCCATAATTTCTCCACATAAGCACGGGACTCCTCTGCAAAACTTTCACCTCCAGCCACCAGCCTTTTAATACTGGAGTCATGTGGATCCAATCCTTCTTTTTTCATCCGGCGGGCCAGGCGTATTAATTTAAAAACACTGCCCACAATTCCCGTGGGTTGATAATGTCTCATTATGCGCACGGGGAAGGTGCACTTACCCGTGGGTATAATGGTCATGCCAATTTTCTGGGCAGCCAAGGTCATGGTGTTGGCCCCTACGTTCATGCCGTAGGAAGCACAGACCACCACTCTATCACCAACCCCGAAGTTCTGACTGACAAATGAGCGGGAGTACTTCTCTGCATACCGGTTCCAATCTTCCCAGGTTAAAAAGAAGGACTTGGGAGTTCCACTGGTTCCACTGGTTTCATGGATGGTGAAGACCTCGTTCCAGTCAATGCTTTTAAACTCAAACTCGCTAGCAGAGGGAGGTTGATGTTCACGGACTGTTTTTCCAGATATTATGGGCAGTTCACGTAGATCTTCATGTTCCCGGATATCCGCTGGTTTTATATTATTTTTTCGGAACCATTTCTGGTAAAAAAGAGAATTATCCGCAGCATACTTAACCGTGTAACGGATGCGTTCATCTATCAGGGCATCTAATTCATCTCGAGGCATAGTTTCCATTTCTTCCCGGAAATAATCCATTAAAAATCCCCCGTAATTTGTTAGTTCCCAAAGTGTAAGATTAGTAGTTATTCTATTAGTGCCCACAAACTTAATAATAATTGTGAACCATACCCTGTATGTATCCAAAGATCAACGGGTCCCAGTGTAACTATAGGGGAACCATCAAGAACGGGCATAAACTATGGACAAATTGATTCAGAAACTCCCAGTACATTATAAATTATAAAGAGACCCATGAAGGCTTATAGAATCATTATTCTATTTTTGGTGATTGTACTCCCTATCTGGGGTGCATGGGAATTTATTGATCAGCAGGACCCCGATGCTATAAAGGTAGGATATTTACCATGCGACCACAGCGCCGCCCTTTTTGTGGCTAAGAACAATCAAACCTATGAAAAAAATGGTTTAAAAGTTAAAACCACACAAATTAGCACGGGATCTAATATCGTGGATGCTGTGGCCAGTGGTGATCTGGACATCGGCTACGTGGGGATAACTCCCACCTTACAGGGGATAAGTAAGGGGATCCCCATCAAAGTCGTAGGGGCAGTCAATCTGGTGGGTAGTGGGATTGTGGTTGAACCCAACTCATCCATTACCAGCCCGGCAGATTTGAAAAATAAAACCATAGCTACCCCCGGTGTTAGCTCCATTCAACAGGTCCTATTAATGTATGAATTGCAAAAATACAACATTACCTCCGCAGACGTGGACATTATATCCATGAATGTTTACAACATTCCTTCCACCCTGGCCGCCCATAAAGTGGATGCCTACATCTCCTACGAACCTTTCGTATCCATTGCACCCTATATGGACATTGGGGAAGTGTTGATATACTCCAATGATATAATCGAAGGCCATCCCTGCTGTGTGATAATCACCAGCGAGAAATTTATCAATGAACACCCCGATGAACTGCAAAAATTTCTGGAAATCCACCAAAACTCCACAGAATATGTTAGAACCCATCCCAATGAAACTGCAGAGATGGTGACCCAAGAGTTAACCACCAACTACAATGTGGAGACTATGTCCCTCCAGCACATCATATTTGTCTCCTCCGTAGATAAAGAATTCCAGGATAATGTTTTGAGGTTCATGGCCCTTGAAAATAACATGGGATACTTGAAAAAAAACCTTACATCCGATGAAATATTTGATACAAGCTTTTTAGGTGGTTAAACCGTGTTAGGTGATTATGAATGAGGAAAATATTAGTTTCATCCCTATTACCTGTGGCCATAATTATAATCTGGGCTATTTTAACTTCATACACTGGATTAATACCATCTTACTTCTTACCCAGCCCTTCTGAAGTTTTAGAATCATTTAAATCCCTTCTTATTAATGGGCAACTGATTGCCGATACTTCCTTAACA carries:
- a CDS encoding helix-turn-helix domain-containing protein — encoded protein: MPKHIASGLKYLAAVKLREQGYFQKDIAEKLGMDRSTVSHYLNGRNLSWSSIEVAEAVTGCCNRDFLYMTYSLTGNIDNTRTIVGILIEDEFQAKVKDSCIGCGVCVDACLMNNIAIKDLKCNIDTADCCGCLECQLNCPTNSIQVLEVENFNK
- a CDS encoding zinc ribbon domain-containing protein, whose amino-acid sequence is MICPKCRHENQDDAAICEFCGETLKVKQPPKKSDSKKDDGFSIGNLKLIFIGIIILFIVTVALLWPSTSVNINSTDSFLSTQASWNQIAVYNGTSDDVMSFQIKGKKMKVYLTAQPLSPETSLKCQIYGSSGATSGDDLAWNGGDTSPKTMSLQHQTSPGNYMVNIDIPDFPANQVQWTVQVFDYY
- the ftsA gene encoding coenzyme F390 synthetase, yielding MDYFREEMETMPRDELDALIDERIRYTVKYAADNSLFYQKWFRKNNIKPADIREHEDLRELPIISGKTVREHQPPSASEFEFKSIDWNEVFTIHETSGTSGTPKSFFLTWEDWNRYAEKYSRSFVSQNFGVGDRVVVCASYGMNVGANTMTLAAQKIGMTIIPTGKCTFPVRIMRHYQPTGIVGSVFKLIRLARRMKKEGLDPHDSSIKRLVAGGESFAEESRAYVEKLWGVPVYNTYGSTEGTMCGECQEKVGLHVPEDMVHLDVYNPQMEDFVVEGECGRIVLTTLLPPGAKSGNLLLNYDTEDTTVVVSRDKCPCGRTHLRILNPEREAETVWVSGSPFNRVDIEKGVFQPENMDYLTGEYEAFLYGDESEVTLRVSMECHDTPDRNLELVQENFLKSFLEYKPALSEAHQDGLFNINFNFTEPEGLEFYKIRGRPKRLVDRR
- a CDS encoding ABC transporter substrate-binding protein; protein product: MKAYRIIILFLVIVLPIWGAWEFIDQQDPDAIKVGYLPCDHSAALFVAKNNQTYEKNGLKVKTTQISTGSNIVDAVASGDLDIGYVGITPTLQGISKGIPIKVVGAVNLVGSGIVVEPNSSITSPADLKNKTIATPGVSSIQQVLLMYELQKYNITSADVDIISMNVYNIPSTLAAHKVDAYISYEPFVSIAPYMDIGEVLIYSNDIIEGHPCCVIITSEKFINEHPDELQKFLEIHQNSTEYVRTHPNETAEMVTQELTTNYNVETMSLQHIIFVSSVDKEFQDNVLRFMALENNMGYLKKNLTSDEIFDTSFLGG